A genomic segment from Fundulus heteroclitus isolate FHET01 chromosome 6, MU-UCD_Fhet_4.1, whole genome shotgun sequence encodes:
- the LOC118556438 gene encoding DNA ligase 1-like isoform X3, producing MKAEDESTAAEDQHDAADPPAEAAKVQDDDDACIILNIQTNNDDKAAGEEPGEPFVDAITPRKKKKKSKKGSAETSQVDSTVTPSAEAASTVSDTPVTSRMKKKKRKRKDKSGDENEVEEDKKEECQVVKPKKKAKKRGREVMKEKEETSFPLENDSEKKKKKKKKLIDEMEEKVEMTGVEEEDSVNLAETMQKKKKEEEEKEERGAAV from the exons ATGAAGGCAGAAGATGAGTCCACAGCTGCAGAGgaccagcatgatgctgccgacCCCCCAGCTGAAG CTGCAAAAGTGCAAGACGACGACGACGCCTGCATCATCCTCAACATCCAGACCAACAACGACGACAAAGCAGCCGGGGAGGAACCTGGAGAGCCGTTTGTGGACGCCATCACTcccaggaaaaagaaaaagaagtccaAGAAGGGTTCTGCTGAGACGTCCCAGGTGGACAGCACAGTTACGCCGAGCGCCGAAGCCGCCTCTACTGTCAGTGACACTCCTGTTACGAGCcggatgaagaagaagaaaaggaagagaaaagacaaaagtggagaCGAGAATGAGGTAGAGGAGGATAAGAAAGAAGAGTGTCAGGTGgttaaaccaaagaaaaaagcaaagaaaagggGGAGAGAGGTTAtgaaggagaaagaggagacGAGCTTCCCTTTAGAAAATGACagtgagaagaaaaagaagaagaagaagaagctcatAGATGAGATGGAGGAAAAGGTTGAGATGACAGGAGTGGAGGAGGAAGATTCTGTGAATTTGGCAGAGACgatgcagaagaagaagaaagaagaagaagaaaaggaagagagaggAGCCGCAGTTTAA
- the LOC118556438 gene encoding DNA ligase 1-like isoform X2, whose protein sequence is MKAEDESTAAEDQHDAADPPAEEAAKVQDDDDACIILNIQTNNDDKAAGEEPGEPFVDAITPRKKKKKSKKGSAETSQVDSTVTPSAEAASTVSDTPVTSRMKKKKRKRKDKSGDENEVEEDKKEECQVVKPKKKAKKRGREVMKEKEETSFPLENDSEKKKKKKKKLIDEMEEKVEMTGVEEEDSVNLAETMQKKKKEEEEKEERGAAV, encoded by the exons ATGAAGGCAGAAGATGAGTCCACAGCTGCAGAGgaccagcatgatgctgccgacCCCCCAGCTGAAG AAGCTGCAAAAGTGCAAGACGACGACGACGCCTGCATCATCCTCAACATCCAGACCAACAACGACGACAAAGCAGCCGGGGAGGAACCTGGAGAGCCGTTTGTGGACGCCATCACTcccaggaaaaagaaaaagaagtccaAGAAGGGTTCTGCTGAGACGTCCCAGGTGGACAGCACAGTTACGCCGAGCGCCGAAGCCGCCTCTACTGTCAGTGACACTCCTGTTACGAGCcggatgaagaagaagaaaaggaagagaaaagacaaaagtggagaCGAGAATGAGGTAGAGGAGGATAAGAAAGAAGAGTGTCAGGTGgttaaaccaaagaaaaaagcaaagaaaagggGGAGAGAGGTTAtgaaggagaaagaggagacGAGCTTCCCTTTAGAAAATGACagtgagaagaaaaagaagaagaagaagaagctcatAGATGAGATGGAGGAAAAGGTTGAGATGACAGGAGTGGAGGAGGAAGATTCTGTGAATTTGGCAGAGACgatgcagaagaagaagaaagaagaagaagaaaaggaagagagaggAGCCGCAGTTTAA
- the LOC118556438 gene encoding DNA ligase 1-like isoform X1, giving the protein MKAEDESTAAEDQHDAADPPAEEEAAKVQDDDDACIILNIQTNNDDKAAGEEPGEPFVDAITPRKKKKKSKKGSAETSQVDSTVTPSAEAASTVSDTPVTSRMKKKKRKRKDKSGDENEVEEDKKEECQVVKPKKKAKKRGREVMKEKEETSFPLENDSEKKKKKKKKLIDEMEEKVEMTGVEEEDSVNLAETMQKKKKEEEEKEERGAAV; this is encoded by the exons ATGAAGGCAGAAGATGAGTCCACAGCTGCAGAGgaccagcatgatgctgccgacCCCCCAGCTGAAG aaGAAGCTGCAAAAGTGCAAGACGACGACGACGCCTGCATCATCCTCAACATCCAGACCAACAACGACGACAAAGCAGCCGGGGAGGAACCTGGAGAGCCGTTTGTGGACGCCATCACTcccaggaaaaagaaaaagaagtccaAGAAGGGTTCTGCTGAGACGTCCCAGGTGGACAGCACAGTTACGCCGAGCGCCGAAGCCGCCTCTACTGTCAGTGACACTCCTGTTACGAGCcggatgaagaagaagaaaaggaagagaaaagacaaaagtggagaCGAGAATGAGGTAGAGGAGGATAAGAAAGAAGAGTGTCAGGTGgttaaaccaaagaaaaaagcaaagaaaagggGGAGAGAGGTTAtgaaggagaaagaggagacGAGCTTCCCTTTAGAAAATGACagtgagaagaaaaagaagaagaagaagaagctcatAGATGAGATGGAGGAAAAGGTTGAGATGACAGGAGTGGAGGAGGAAGATTCTGTGAATTTGGCAGAGACgatgcagaagaagaagaaagaagaagaagaaaaggaagagagaggAGCCGCAGTTTAA
- the LOC105930930 gene encoding ABC transporter F family member 4, translating into MGSEEDAALLALIHRHLEASGYREAAQRLEEHLTQVEMPVEGLNLHDIYTGWIKLCSLAQHAKQETRAEYGNLKMRMIKQEEEEAADVKLNGAAGEKRTDDKPLIEPKTEVLSAETAIVSEQHLEAADKTQTEKSDSESSDSEVEEEEKEKTSTDTEPVPAEAPNEGEGSGSDTERTSEPTQSDPDVIDPSQPETQPRPSDPAEESSPESEQEEEEEEEDQQGGDEEEQETQAVINSPEATEETSASERIDAVQGSTACSSQEANVAELLEEEEEEEEEEHTAAEGLSHAHDVSNQEAEREAPPPAGADVESPQETRSEVMQSCIFRRTFV; encoded by the exons ATGGGCTCGGAGGAGGACGCCGCGCTGCTGGCGCTCATCCACCGACACCTGGAGGCGAGCGGCTACCGGGAAGCTGCCCAGCGGCTGGAGGAGCATTTAACTCAG GTGGAGATGCCAGTGGAGGGCCTAAACCTACACGACATTTACACTGGATGGATTAA GCTGTGCTCTCTAGCTCAGCACGCCAAGCAGGAGACAAGAGCCGAATATGGAAACTTGAAGATGAGGATGATcaagcaggaggaagaggaggccgcAGATGTCAAACTAAACGGCGCGGCAGGGGAGAAAAGAACAGACGACAAGCCTCTGATTG AGCCCAAGACGGAGGTTCTCTCTGCAGAGACGGCGATCGTTTCTGAGCAGCACCTGGAGGCGGCTGATAAAACCCAAACCGAGAAATCAGACAGCGAGTCGTCTGACAGTGaagtggaagaagaagaaaaggagaaaacgaGCACAGACACAGAG CCGGTTCCAGCTGAGGCGCCCAACGAGGGTGAAGGCTCCGGCTCAGACACCGAGCGGACATCTGAGCCCACCCAGAGTGACCCGGACGTGATCGATCCCTCTCAGCCTGAAACGCAGCCACGACCCTCTGATCCAGCCGAGGAGTCCAGCCCTGAGagcgagcaggaggaggaggaggaggaggaggatcaaCAAGGGGGTGATGAGGAAGAGCAG GAGACACAAGCTGTCATAAACTCGCCTGAAGCCACAGAGGAAACCTCTGCATCAGAACGGATCGATGCCGTTCAAGGATCCACAGCTTGTTCGTCTCAAGAGGCAAATGTAGCTGAGCtcctggaggaggaagaggaggaagaggaggaggagcacaCAGCTGCAGAG GGATTAAGTCACGCCCATGACGTATCCAATcaggaggcagagagagaggcCCCGCCCCCTGCAG GCGCAGATGTTGAAAGTCCACAAGAGACGAGATCTGAGGTAATGCAAAGCTGTATTTTTAGAAGAACATTCGTCTAA